The Monomorium pharaonis isolate MP-MQ-018 chromosome 5, ASM1337386v2, whole genome shotgun sequence genome includes a window with the following:
- the LOC105828128 gene encoding uncharacterized protein LOC105828128 isoform X2 translates to MSDGSNMGLFGSKDRNQEQKEKSSKDSSPARYAPYGVDSDTETYDTEALSMMDINDIIGVQSGEQVGESTLESEIAALSQIITDSKVELTLQSKDLNPVIQQQTSSKIANLTSSTLHISSIDNTSESSIVSEKCTDSICELQEEMSDLTCENETRTEPSVIAEMSASENADVDFKRDEAFDVKTSEIVINTSTMVCTSELSSNDKSCIDNNSLTVTSNDTLQGTVRDEQQVDIVFPMGHEMSDAKKTADETVDNIIDSQNETKSGLKPVVIACGNISKSLQLIGEAYNSEDSEETDMNDNDSPKETPSLSTHRETSSSDVSAKQHKEDSCEITDILEQSTEISSKLNDTSVAISEELNAKVETVIDSKLDLDKIESENSNQSEMLQQVLEVQEDVDDTASTKVSECVDIETLTRTQQNENNTEIEMNTTERTALEHQSSNETLKETADTIVDTSAILTMEITKNIEQREENTEIESSTLALGSETEEQDLAISSEKELPNTKEANEHSCPAVDANVLECEDRDIVSVNKIQESTLTKTSDKELSMTDATNKNNNSQEVDVTFIQKDLEKTVVTSDNQDSADVVETKKETSVLMDTNVLQTASDTTNKDLILNEDISRNRPDAEEKNITDVPAGSHLLSEENSDLSSKNLIIQSDSTSDGNNSEDTNVCTQDVLETLTSVKHEKSIDQFPSVLLEKSEINNTTSSKFEELHSILISHEDSSSLENVSKSEVEEIENVERKILEAASLSVNKDQNKTALIENKPVQMSNQSESSVLKQDNSSIKVESKLSLENVTSSNILLENDTNSSLTENLIAPENDVTDYICNIVRKEDKVAENITAEISLNETAIKISDLDEDKVKEIEKITEKEKKVNEINLVSESVIPEDVQANSENINLQDDEKTKPCERIAKIPMESKNSIDVAPTVEENNMQPIIKESTDANLKEVQSNIDEISLSQKSSDEKMSTEKLIEKLPQDLANVDAPATVQTVDSLEGLLDITLMSDNENSSLKDMKTEDKTLMEEIVSKNIDMDLLLDQANQSEATMTQSSDYITNVIVSCLSNRDNETSETDINIPSNDKTTENKDTSLKVNEDMSAELVSETASNDKMEESLETDSNLQQNDLDVDFESSRLEAVDLEESETKLELPQDILEGVIPSESLSRHTDTPTVIENSQSSSEISELESAVKFLQESEEQTIDSLVLSPKMVESVVEDITKQANAELYVPDEIDNFTNAESELAHLRNADATDSISISEAEIISEAAKLENERKFATQMQNVPNIVVKDTEELNEETRMCLSDTTSVADNSLNAQTVEQSHKEKGAVPEIRSLSSEGILKACELIPRVSILEERLKEPPKIEIPVPDSSKVLESSISPNDSLLIPKDARAIAYSRMLESPKSADKVELKGADTPRKDFEKHSDLENVGSPRIILKIAKSAITDCSEPRSPKSPKIRSATNSPNPDDSPGQKLGKIKLKLSKGGHPSIISNENLDEVNQWHTTENTSSLSPIGMKIKLSKSGDASIVGIEKHESPDDSKEVKYKIEEPKRTDSPIGMKIKLSKSGDASIISDSKQQDTKEALTKHKEKLEMPQGSPKRTESPIGMKIKLSKTGDASIIQTDRQESLEEHKEVTQKRTDSPIGMKIKLSKTGDASIVSPDASEDLSTKTKEKQDHPELPKRTESPIGMKIKLSKCKGAASIISVDNTEDTKDKLEVPEPPKRTESPLGMKIKLSKTGDASIIHSEVTEDVKEMKHKDRSEILQDTVKTPESSGLKIKMKTGEAASLISPDVTEEQDVLQTFGLSTSSVPRIKVSKSGDMSVVSNKTELTEESRSRGEGQAEMPKRTESPLGMKIKLSKSGDASIVQSEIIAEEHQSKTTRADAEYSKGSDSSLGMKIKLFKTGDASVVETPSSGSSSEKKDKQQRRRDAADSPLEMKIKLSKTGHPTIVTCDSHGESTAQKGKDPAAVDPAINFSHRYMEHAAGHKESPLKIIKTSGHPSILQSNRSELTIEPVQMQNRKQQPTETAQQQIEISPKRKDVTISPIESKKSKLETQLSQILPEVTIQPVMCRDQKQQQQQQQQQQKLLFDPKTSLISRQQMNVINQEISITQVRSDNASDKFKDICKNSPGGLSDCEIIEHRPELIIVNENSNSSQDVVIIEEVSPNRADIKVPKKRGRPRRNPATVQQQQQPSAQMLIPRDPLALDDVQQVPPQQFEHRENERPKRTCRNQKSYAPPKRGRGGRGRGKRKLDNVEPQIGKKTRIEQDLSAIEASTMAVITIDETPVQQESLRKSSELYKALKQPPIDRKSSALGRKEAAKKDSKISNSEIAVLDPTSSLCTQEDPTKASNQSLLVSKADEQHKKPALEIVSERTQKSAVKQHAENKGKISDGIKEIPVPPGHSNWLTPTSKKQPDSTAIRGETVSTVQVIDEETRMSAESGSRSQTPARNIPAPTSETIINEESQGSVLSTATTESEKVKVKNRRMEINFDPDEGPFTVDKIAEYEWPLDRKGETFMIQEQISQYLGVKSFKRKYPDLKRRVVDMEERNYLRENGLVSEAMCDMGLTAVCSSEVLDVMCSDFPDQYEEYRKHMREKQVKEHSKKQKELTAAANAERNRIDLAEMAMQSAFTWNANLNKARKEQRKYCLDLQTFTIQQPQQKQQKIDSEHKVGHYPVALIPGQYTDYYREYTPAELRYYPLNTVLYGPTRPNERKSDSQSEGSQSDSDSESSSDDSSSSSSEGTQDTEGSQSTMDEVDMEISNAKDDTKLKCKMCLKVLNKHNKNEILIQCGTCNGNVHPSCIDLTLDMVPHIQSYAWQCTDCKTCAQCHDPADEDKMLFCDMCDRGYHIYCVGLRRVPQGRWHCQECAVCANCGSREPGGANSDRNSVAQWQHEYKKGEKNTRVYVSTLCVPCSKLWRKGRYCPHCSRCHTAQRLDLETNLVHCSACDKYLHLGIDTKFSYNSNAWRPRE, encoded by the exons ATGTCCGACGGTTCTAACATGGGCCTATTTGGCTCTAAGGACCGGAATCaggaacaaaaagaaaaatcttcCAAGGACAGCTCCCCAGCCCGTTATGCGCCATACGGCGTTGACAGCGACACCGAGACATACGATACCGAGGCCCTGAGCATGATGGATATCAACGATATCATCGGCGTACAGTCCGGTGAGCAGGTCGGCGAGTCGACCCTGGAGAGCGAGATTGCCGCTCTTTCACAGATTATTACGGATTCAAAGGTAGAACTGACTTTGCAGTCAAAGGACTTAAACCCAGTAATACAACAACAGACTTCTTCTAAGATAGCTAATCTCACTTCTAGTACTCTTCATATCTCAAGCATTGATAATACCAGCGAATCTAGTATTGTGTCTGAAAAGTGTACAGATAGCATTTGTGAGTTGCAGGAAGAAATGTCTGATCTTACCTGTGAAAATGAGACACGCACGGAACCGTCAGTTATCGCGGAAATGAGTGCCTCGGAAAACGCAGATGTGGACTTTAAACGCGATGAAGCTTTCGACGTAAAGACTAGCGAAATAGTTATTAATACATCCACTATGGTTTGTACATCAGAATTGTCTTCCAATGACAAATCGTGCATTGATAATAATTCGTTGACTGTCACGTCAAACGATACTTTACAGGGAACTGTCCGAGACGAGCAACAAGTGGACATTGTTTTTCCCATGGGTCACGAGATGAGCGACGCTAAGAAAACGGCGGATGAAACTGTTGACAATATCATTGACAGCCAAAACGAAACCAAGAGTGGTTTAAAGCCTGTAGTAATAGCTTGTGGAAACATTAGCAAGAGTTTACAATTGATAGGAGAAGCATACAACTCTGAGGATTCGGAGGAAACTGACATGAATGACAATGACTCGCCTAAAGAAACCCCATCACTTTCTACTCATAGGGAAACTTCGTCATCGGATGTTTCTGCAAAACAGCACAAGGAAGATAGTTGTGAAATAACCGATATATTGGAGCAAAGTACTGAGATTTCTTCAAAGTTAAATGACACGAGTGTGGCTATCTCGGAAGAATTAAACGCGAAAGTAGAAACTGTTATAGATAGCAAATTAGATCTAGATAAAATAGAGTCAGAAAATTCTAATCAAAGTGAAATGTTGCAACAAGTTTTAGAAGTACAAGAAGATGTAGACGATACTGCGTCAACTAAAGTATCAGAGTGTGTTGATATTGAAACATTAACTCGCACAcaacaaaatgaaaataatactgAAATCGAAATGAATACAACTGAAAGAACAGCATTAGAACATCAATCTTCTAATGAAACTTTGAAAGAAACTGCAGATACAATTGTTGATACATCTGCCATATTAACAATGGAAATAACAAAGAATATAGAACAAAGGGAAGAAAATACTGAAATAGAATCAAGTACATTAGCACTAGGTTCTGAAACAGAAGAGCAAGATTTAGCAATTTCTAGTGAAAAAGAACTGCCAAATACGAAAGAAGCAAATGAGCATAGTTGTCCTGCTGTTGATGCAAACGTTCTTGAATGCGAAGATAGGGATATTGTTtcagtaaataaaattcaggAGTCTACTTTAACCAAAACATCTGATAAGGAATTAAGTATGACAGACGcgacgaataaaaataataattctcagGAGGTAGATGTCACTTTTATACAGAAGGATCTTGAAAAAACTGTTGTAACTTCTGATAATCAAGATAGTGCAGATGTAGTGGAgactaaaaaagaaacatctgTACTAATGGATACAAATGTACTTCAAACTGCATCAGATACAACTaacaaagatttaattttaaatgaagatATATCAAGGAATCGTCCAGATGCTGAAGAAAAGAATATAACTGATGTACCTGCAGGTAGTCACTTACTAAGTGAGGAAAATTCAGATTTGAGctctaaaaatttgataatacaGAGTGATTCGACATCTGATGGTAATAATTCTGAAGATACAAATGTTTGCACACAAGATGTTCTTGAAACACTAACCTCGGTTAAACATGAAAAATCCATTGATCAATTTCCATCTGTGTTATTAGAAAAatctgaaattaataatactacaTCTAGTAAATTTGAAGAATTACATTCTATTCTGATTTCGCACGAAGATTCAAGTAGTTTAGAAAATGTAAGCAAATCCGAAGttgaagaaatagaaaatgtagAAAGAAAGATATTGGAAGCTGCATCATTATCTGTTAACAAAGATCAAAATAAAACTGCATTGATAGAAAATAAACCAGTGCAAATGTCTAATCAATCTGAATCAAGTGTTCTAAAACAAGACAATTCGTCTATAAAAGTAGAAAGTAAATTATCTTTGGAAAATGTTACGTCTtccaatatattattagagaATGATACAAATTCTTCATTAACTGAAAATTTGATTGCTCCAGAAAATGATGTAACAGATTACATTTGTAACATAGTACGGAAGGAAGATAAAGTCGCGGAAAATATTACAGCTGAGATATCATTGAATGAGacagcaataaaaatatcagattTAGACGAGGATAAAgttaaagaaattgaaaagattactgaaaaggaaaagaaagtgaatgaaataaatttagtttcgGAATCAGTAATtccagaggatgtccaagCAAATTCAGAGAATATCAATTTACAAGACGATGAAAAAACGAAACCGTGTGAAAGAATTGCGAAAATACCTATGGAATCGAAAAACTCAATCGATGTAGCGCCGACAGTTGAAGAGAATAATATGCAACCAATTATAAAAGAATCCACTGATGCTAATTTAAAAGAGGTACAATCAAATATCGACGAAATCTCTTTATCACAAAAGAGCTCAGACGAAAAAATGAGTACTGAAAAGTTAATAGAGAAACTGCCTCAAGATTTGGCAAATGTGGATGCTCCAGCTACCGTTCAAACCGTAGATTCTCTAGAAGGACTTTTGGACATAACACTTATGTCAGACAATGAAAATTCTTCGTTAAAGGATATGAAAACTGAGGATAAAACCTTAATGGAGGAGATAGTAAGTAAAAACATTGATATGGATCTTTTATTAGATCAAGCAAATCAAAGCGAAGCAACCATGACGCAGAGTTCGGACTACATAACAAATGTTATTGTTAGTTGTTTGTCAAACAGAGATAATGAAACGAGCGAGACTGATATCAACATACCGAGTAACGATAAAACTACCGAAAACAAGGATACTAGTTTAAAAGTGAACGAAGACATGAGTGCGGAGCTGGTTAGTGAGACGGCGAGTAACGATAAGATGGAAGAGTCTCTTGAAACGGATAGTAATTTGCAGCAGAACGATCTGGACGTGGATTTTGAGAGCAGTCGATTGGAGGCCGTTGATTTAGAAGAAAGCGAAACGAAACTGGAGCTGCCGCAGGATATTCTGGAGGGTGTAATACCGAGCGAGAGTCTTTCCCGGCATACCGATACTCCAACCGTCATCGAGAATTCGCAGTCGAGTTCGGAGATCTCGGAATTGGAATCCGCGGTGAAGTTTTTGCAGGAATCAGAGGAGCAAACGATAGACTCACTAGTACTCTCGCCGAAAATGGTGGAGAGCGTCGTCGAGGACATAACAAAGCAGGCGAACGCGGAGCTCTACGTGCCCGATGAAATAGACAATTTTACGAACGCCGAGTCCGAATTAGCGCATCTAAGGAACGCTGATGCTACGGATTCGATCTCCATTTCGGAAGCAGAGATCATATCGGAGGCGGCTAAGCTAGAGAATGAGCGAAAATTTGCGACGCAGATGCAGAACGTTCCTAATATTGTCGTGAAGGACACCGAAGAACTAAATGAAGAAACTCGCATGTGTTTATCTGATACCACTTCTGTCGCGGATAACTCCTTGAATGCGCAAACGGTGGAACAATCGCACAAGGAAAAAGGAGCTGTACCCGAAATTAGATCGTTGTCAAGTGAAGGTATTCTGAAAGCATGCGAACTGATTCCGAGGGTGTCAATATTGGAGGAGCGATTGAAGGAACCGCCAAAGATCGAGATACCCGTTCCGGATTCATCTAAGGTATTGGAATCTTCTATCAGTCCGAACGATAGTCTTCTTATACCGAAGGACGCGAGAGCTATCGCGTACTCGAGAATGTTGGAATCACCAAAATCGGCCGATAAAGTTGAGTTGAAAGGTGCAGACACGCCGCGCAAGGATTTTGAGAAACATTCGGACTTGGAGAACGTCGGTTCGCCGAGAATAATCCTAAAGATCGCCAAATCAGCGATCACAGATTGCAGCGAACCACGATCACCAAAGAGTCCAAAGATCCGATCGGCTACGAATTCACCGAATCCAGATGACAGTCCAGGTCAAAAGTTAGGaaagattaaattgaaattatcgaAGGGAGGCCATCCATCCATAATATCCAACGAAAATCTGGATGAGGTCAACCAGTGGCACACCACTGAGAACACATCGTCATTATCTCCCATCGGTATGAAAATCAAGCTCTCTAAATCCGGCGACGCTTCAATTGTGGGTATAGAAAAACACGAAAGTCCAGACGATTCGAAGGAGGTGAAGTACAAAATCGAAGAGCCGAAGAGAACGGATTCGCCGATCGGTATGAAGATAAAACTATCCAAATCTGGAGATGCCTCGATTATCTCCGATTCCAAGCAACAAGATACCAAAGAAGCTCTCACAAAACACAAGGAGAAATTGGAGATGCCGCAAGGAAGCCCAAAAAGAACAGAATCGCCAATTGGAATGAAGATCAAACTCTCAAAAACTGGTGACGCTTCTATTATTCAGACTGACAGGCAAGAATCTTTAGAAGAGCACAAAGAAGTCACGCAGAAAAGAACGGATTCTCCGATTGGTATGAAAATTAAACTGTCGAAAACCGGTGACGCTTCCATCGTATCTCCGGATGCTTCCGAGGATTTGTCTACGAAGACGAAGGAAAAGCAAGATCATCCGGAGCTACCGAAAAGGACTGAGTCTCCGATTGGAATGAAGATAAAGCTATCTAAATGCAAAGGCGCTGCATCTATTATTTCGGTAGACAACACTGAAGATACAAAGGACAAATTGGAGGTACCTGAACCACCTAAACGCACCGAGTCGCCACTTGGtatgaaaataaagttatcTAAAACCGGAGACGCGTCTATTATACATTCCGAAGTCACAGAAGATGTTAAGGAAATGAAACATAAAGACAGGTCTGAGATATTGCAAGACACAGTGAAAACACCAGAGTCTTCCGGGCTCAAGATCAAGATGAAGACAGGCGAAGCGGCATCGTTAATATCGCCGGACGTTACCGAAGAGCAAGATGTATTACAAACTTTTGGATTATCTACAAGCAGCGTTCCAAGGATTAAAGTATCTAAATCTGGAGATATGTCAGTGGTTTCTAATAAAACAGAGTTAACAGAAGAGTCGAGATCACGGGGAGAGGGTCAGGCAGAAATGCCGAAGAGAACGGAATCTCCACTCGGCATGAAAATCAAGTTGTCCAAGAGCGGCGACGCTTCCATTGTGCAAAGCGAAATTATCGCTGAGGAGCATCAAAGTAAGACCACGCGTGCCGATGCAGAATATTCGAAAGGCAGCGACTCGTCACTCGGGATGAAGATTAAGCTATTTAAAACCGGCGACGCTTCGGTGGTAGAAACACCATCTTCCGGTTCTTCTTCCGAGAAGAAAGACAAACAGCAGCGACGCAGAGATGCCGCCGATTCACCATTAGAGATGAAAATCAAACTGTCCAAAACCGGTCACCCTACGATCGTAACCTGTGACAGTCACGGCGAGTCCACCGCGCAGAAAGGTAAAGATCCAGCGGCTGTGGATccagcaataaatttttctcacaGATATATGGAACACGCTGCAGGGCATAAAGAATCTCCATTGAAAATCATCAAGACCAGCGGTCATCCGTCCATTCTACAGAGCAATCGTTCTGAACTGACGATCGAGCCGGTGCAGATGCAGAACAGAAAACAGCAACCGACGGAGACCGCCCAGCAACAGATCGAAATATCGCCCAAACGTAAAGATGTAACAATCTCGCCAATTGAAAGCAAGAAATCTAAGTTAGAGACGCAGCTCTCGCAGATTCTGCCGGAGGTCACAATCCAACCAGTAATGTGTCGGGATCAGaaacagcagcaacaacagcagcagcaacagcagaaACTATTATTCGATCCGAAAACGAGTTTGATCAGTCGACAGCAGATGAACGTGATCAACCAGGAGATCAGTATCACGCAAGTACGGTCAGATAATGCGTCCGACAAGTTCAAGGATATATGCAAAAATTCGCCGGGTGGATTATCGGATTGCGAAATCATCGAACATCGCCCGGAACTGATAATCGTTAACGAAAATTCGAACTCCAGCCAGGATGTTGTCATCATAGAGGAGGTGTCGCCCAATAGAGCCGATATTAAGGTGCCGAAGAAGAGAGGCAGACCGCGAAGAAATCCTGCGACAGTgcaacagcaacaacagccATCCGCGCAAATGCTGATACCCAGAGATCCCTTGGCATTAGATGATGTACAGCAAGTTCCTCCGCAACAATTCGAACACAGAGAAAACGAGAGGCCTAAGAGAACTTGCAGGAATCAGAAAAGTTATGCTCCACCAAAGAGAGGCAGAGGAGGACGAG GTCGTGGTAAACGGAAACTAGATAACGTAGAGCCtcaaattggaaaaaaaactcGTATAGAGCAAGACTTATCAGCTATAGAGGCATCGACGATGGCTGTCATCACTATTGACGAAACACCAGTACAACAAGAATCACTTCGGAAATCATCAGAACTTTACAAGGCGCTAAAGCAACCACCCATAGATCGTAAAAGCTCCGCGTTAGGTCGTAAAGAAGCGGCAAAAAAGGATTCCAAAATCTCGAACTCGGAGATTGCGGTACTAGATCCTACAAGTTCGTTATGCACTCAAGAAGATCCGACAAAAGCGTCTAATCAGAGCTTATTGGTTTCGAAAGCTGACGAGCAGCATAAAAAACCAGCCTTAGAAATCGTTTCTGAGAGGACGCAGAAGTCGGCAGTAAAGCAACATGCCGAAAATAAAGGTAAAATATCGGACGGGATTAAAGAGATACCTGTACCTCCCGGACATTCGAATTGGCTGACACCAACGTCGAAAAAGCAACCAGATTCGACAGCCATCAGAGGTGAAACAGTGTCGACAGTGCAAGTGATTGATGAAGAAACAAGAATGAGCGCCGAATCTGGTTCAAGGTCTCAAACACCGGCTAGAAATATACCAGCACCGA cttcggagacaataataaatgaaGAGTCGCAGGGTAGTGTCTTGAGCACCGCCACGACAGAATCGgaaaaagttaaagtaaaGAACCGAAgaatggaaattaattttgatcccGATGAAGGACCTTTCACTGTTGATAAAATAGCAGAATACGAATGGCCACTGGATCGAAAGGGTGAAACCTTTATGATACAGGAACAGATATCACAGTATCTTGGCGTAAAGTCTTTTAAACGTAAATATCCTGATCTCAAACGCAGAGTAGTTGATATGGAAGAGAGAAATTATTTGAGGGAGAATGGATTAGTCAGTGAAGCGATGTGCGATATGG GATTAACTGCAGTATGTAGCTCGGAAGTACTAGACGTAATGTGCAGTGATTTCCCTGATCAGTACGAAGAATATCGTAAGCATATGCGCGAGAAACAAGTTAAGGAACATTCCAAGAAGCAGAAGGAATTGACGGCAGCCGCAAATGCGGAGAGAAACAGGATAGACCTTGCGGAAATGGCAATGCAGTCCGCATTTACATGGAACGCCAACTTAAACAAAGCTCGCAAGGAACAGCGCAAATACTGTTTAGATCTGCAGACTTTCACGATTCAGCAACCACAGCAGAAGCAACAGAAAATCGACTCGGAGCATAAAGTAGGACATTATCCTGTTGCTCTGATACCAGGACAATATACTGATTATTATCGAGAATATACACCAGCAGAACTGAGATATTATCCGCTGAATACAGTCTTATATGGACCCACGCGACCTAATGAGCGTAAAAGTGATAGTCAGTCGGAAGGTTCTCAAAGCGACAGCGATAGTGAATCGTCTTCTGATGACTCAAG TTCGTCCTCCAGTGAAGGTACACAAGATACGGAAGGATCTCAATCAACCATGGATGAAGTAGATATGGAAATCTCAAACGCAAAGGATGATACAAAGTTGAAATGCAAAATGTGCCTGAAAGTTCTAAATAAACATAACAAAAACGAGATATTAATCCAATGTGGTACATGCAATGGAAACG ttcATCCATCTTGTATAGATTTAACATTGGATATGGTACCACACATTCAATCATATGCATGGCAATGCACTGATTGTAAAACGTGTGCGCAATGTCATGATCCCGCAGACGAAGACAAGATGCTTTTCTGTGATATGTGTGATCGTGG GTATCATATCTATTGTGTTGGTTTACGACGTGTGCCGCAGGGAAGATGGCATTGTCAGGAATGTGCCGTCTGCGCAAATTGTGGTTCGAGGGAGCCTGGTGGTGCTAATTCAGACCGAAACAGCGTTGCACAATGGCAACACGAATATAAAAAAGGCGAGAAAAATACTCGAGTATATGTCTCAACGCTCTGTGTACCGTGCTCGAA GCTGTGGCGAAAGGGTCGCTATTGCCCGCACTGCAGTCGCTGTCATACCGCCCAAAGGCTCGACCTGGAAACGAATCTAGTGCATTGCAGCGCATGTGACAAGTATCTGCACTTAGGTATTGACACCAAGTTTTCATACAATTCG aaTGCGTGGAGACCAAGGGAGTAG